From Erigeron canadensis isolate Cc75 chromosome 8, C_canadensis_v1, whole genome shotgun sequence, one genomic window encodes:
- the LOC122610195 gene encoding AAA-ATPase At3g50940-like, which translates to MASRNYFPEMPTPSSLLSAYASISTSVMLFRTMLNQLFPRQLRGYVMDAVRFYWKPKSSKLTLVFEEKDGMTPNHMFDAAEAFICTQINPDSDRLRITKNVKENHINIKFAESEEVIDSFEGIPLTWRYVNLNLQQINSSGGAGDDDFSDDEFGYGNGRSSSGGFFSRKRYMELKFDKRYKEIIISSYLPFIIRKAKELQDQKKVVKLHDLHICGPGSKGSVNLDHPSTFDTLAMDPQMKKAIIDDLDLFLRRRDFYKKVGKAWKRGYLLYGPPGTGKSSLIAAIANYLKFDIYDLQLMNVGGDSGLKNLMLRTSNRSIIVIEDIDCNIQLPDRNGTRLLPPGLSEYKPTRNLQVRVARTSDPIFSLSGLLNFIDGLWSCCGDERIIIFTTNHKERLDPALLRPGRMDVHIHMSYLTVDGFKTLAANYLNIHDDNHWRFEEINELINCNKVTPAEVAEELMKSDNVEVVLDGFVNFLKRKKMNEDETKDVMGDENDEVHETKKVKTLP; encoded by the exons ATCGTCTTTGCTGTCGGCTTATGCCTCAATATCAACTTCAGTCATGCTTTTCCGTACAATGTTGAACCAGCTCTTTCCTAGACAACTTCGTGGATATGTCATGGATGCTGTTCGATTTTACTGGAAACCAAAATCTTCAAAGCTCACTCTGGTTTTCGAGGAAAAAGATGGCATGACACCTAACCATATGTTTGATGCTGCCGAGGCCTTCATTTGTACTCAAATCAACCCCGATTCTGACCGCCTAAG GATTACGAAGAATGTTAAAGAAAACCACATAAATATCAAGTTTGCAGAATCTGAGGAAGTTATAGATTCGTTTGAAGGAATCCCGCTTACATGGAGGTACGTCAATTTGAACTTGCAACAAATCAACAGCAGTGGCGGTGCCGGCGACGACGATTTCAGTGACGATGAATTTGGTTATGGTAATGGAAGAAGCTCGAGTGGCGGGTTTTTCTCTCGGAAGAGATAtatggaattgaaatttgacAAAAGGTATAAAGAGATAATCATAAGTTCTTATTTGCCATTTATTATTAGGAAAGCTAAAGAGCTACAAGACCAAAAGAAAGTTGTCAAGTTACATGACCTGCATATATGTGGACCGGGCTCTAAAGGGTCCGTGAATCTAGATCATCCATCAACGTTTGATACACTTGCGATGGATCCTCAGATGAAGAAGGCGATTATTGACGATTTGGATTTGTTTTTGAGACGGAGGGACTTTTATAAAAAGGTCGGGAAGGCGTGGAAGAGAGGTTATTTGTTATATGGTCCGCCAGGGACAGGGAAATCTAGCTTGATCGCCGCCATTGCGAATTACCTTaagtttgatatatatgatttgCAGTTGATGAATGTTGGAGGTGATTCTGGGTTAAAGAACTTGATGTTAAGAACATCAAATCGGTCTATAATAGTAATCGAAGATATCGATTGCAACATACAGTTGCCCGATCGGAATGGAACTCGTCTTCTGCCACCTGGACTTTCCGAATATAAACCCACTCGCAATCTCCAGGTTA gagtagcacgcacatctgatccaata TTCTCTTTGTCGGGGCTTTTGAATTTCATAGACGGGCTATGGTCGTGTTGTGGGGATGAACGTATAATAATATTTACAACAAACCACAAAGAAAGACTTGATCCTGCATTGCTTAGACCAGGGCGGATGGACGTGCACATTCACATGTCTTACTTGACTGTTGATGGGTTCAAGACACTAGCAGCTAATTACCTTAATATTCACGACGACAACCATTGGCGATTCGAAGAAATTAATGAGTTGATCAATTGCAATAAGGTTACACCAGCAGAGGTGGCCGAGGAACTTATGAAGTCTGATAATGTGGAGGTTGTGTTGGATGGATTTGTGAACTTTTTGAAACGTAAGAAGATGAACGAAGATGAAACTAAAGATGTGATGGGTGACGAAAATGATGAAGTTCATGAGACTAAAAAGGTCAAAACTTTGCCATGA
- the LOC122579146 gene encoding salicylate carboxymethyltransferase-like, giving the protein MDLVKFFHMNGGVGEASYSSNSGLQRMGIMKTRRVIEEAVSNLCLSNIKYPKTLVMADLGCSLGPNTLLVGSMVINAVAKTSQEMGLNPPEVQINLNDLPTNDFNTIFCALQERGKKLSTEKVSDVHSPPSCYFTGVPGSYFGRLFPTESLNFVHSSYSLQWLSQLPELEEINKGNIYLASTTPESISKAYYEQFQADFFQFLRCRSEEMMVGGRMVLTLAGRTTEDPRGEESYYLWRPLAMALQEMVSEGLVDEAKFDTFNLPQFTASPTEIMKLVEIEGSFSIDHVEIFDVNWENWKTNKHDNDASQVIETDDNDVGHAVAKSIRAGIETLVANHFGEDILEDVFMRYAKFLTQRKSKKEDQTLVSVTVSLIRKG; this is encoded by the exons ATGGACTTGGTTAAGTTCTTTCATATGAATGGTGGAGTTGGAGAAGCAAGTTATTCAAGCAACTCCGGACTTCAG CGAATGGGGATAATGAAAACAAGACGGGTAATAGAAGAAGCAGTTAGCAACCTGTGTCTGAGCAACATCAAGTATCCAAAAACACTGGTTATGGCGGATCTTGGATGTTCATTGGGACCAAATACACTTCTAGTAGGATCCATGGTGATCAATGCAGTAGCCAAGACTAGCCAAGAAATGGGTCTAAATCCTCCTGAAGTTCAAATCAACTTAAACGATCTCCCAACCAAtgattttaacaccattttttgTGCATTACAAGAACGTGGAAAAAAATTAAGCACCGAGAAAGTAAGTGATGTACACAGTCCACCTTCGTGTTATTTCACTGGTGTGCCCGGTTCATATTTTGGCAGGCTTTTTCCGACCGAATCACTAAATTTCGTCCACTCTTCCTACAGTCTACAATGGTTGTCACAG CTTCCTGAACTAGAAGAGATAAATAAAGGGAACATATACTTGGCAAGTACGACCCCAGAGAGCATAAGTAAAGCATACTACGAACAATTTCAAGCAGACTTCTTTCAATTTTTGAGGTGTCGTTCGGAGGAGATGATGGTTGGCGGACGGATGGTTTTAACGTTAGCCGGTAGGACGACCGAGGATCCCCGTGGTGAAGAAAGTTATTACCTTTGGAGGCCTTTGGCCATGGCTCTTCAGGAAATGGTATCAGAG GGTCTTGTAGATGAAGCCAAATTCGATACATTCAACCTTCCTCAGTTTACAGCATCTCCTACTGAGATAATGAAATTGGTGGAGATTGAAGGTTCCTTCTCAATCGATCACGTCGAGATTTTTGATGTCAACTGGGAAAATtggaaaacaaacaaacacgaTAACGATGCATCACAAGTCATAGAAACAGATGATAACGATGTAGGACACGCTGTGGCAAAGAGTATAAGAGCTGGGATTGAGACGTTGGTTGCTAATCATTTCGGTGAAGATATACTCGAGGACGTTTTCATGAGATACGCAAAGTTTCTAACCCAGCGAAAATCAAAGAAGGAAGATCAAACTCTAGTCTCCGTAACTGTCTCTTTAATTCGAAAAGGGTGA